One window of the Natrinema sp. CBA1119 genome contains the following:
- a CDS encoding helix-turn-helix domain-containing protein: MGQTVSEESPNRQHRPVTEVEFDIRSGAYPFIRASETEACTFELAEMVPRNDGRYSEFFNVTDAAPARISSLAATRDTVDVTLLREYEDGALFEFCVSGNCPAFALAELGALPREIESVNGNGRITAEIPPQYDPSAVIDGFLEEVPDAELTAKRTKDTVRPLFTPSAFSQVLSTTLTDRQSEVLRAAFEAGYYEWPRECTGADVAAALDIASATFSEHIHAAERKLLTALFDGR, translated from the coding sequence ATGGGACAGACAGTATCCGAGGAGTCCCCGAACAGGCAGCACCGTCCTGTGACCGAGGTCGAATTCGATATTCGGAGCGGCGCGTATCCGTTTATCAGGGCTTCCGAGACGGAAGCGTGTACGTTCGAACTCGCAGAGATGGTCCCCCGAAATGACGGCCGATATTCGGAATTCTTCAATGTAACGGACGCGGCTCCGGCTCGGATTTCGTCCCTCGCTGCGACTCGCGACACCGTCGATGTGACCCTTCTCCGAGAATACGAAGACGGTGCCCTCTTCGAATTTTGCGTTTCCGGGAACTGTCCGGCGTTCGCGCTCGCCGAGCTCGGCGCGCTTCCCCGAGAGATAGAGAGCGTCAACGGCAACGGTCGGATCACCGCCGAAATTCCGCCGCAGTACGATCCGTCGGCGGTTATCGACGGATTCCTCGAGGAGGTTCCCGATGCGGAACTGACGGCTAAACGGACGAAAGACACCGTTCGACCGCTCTTCACTCCGTCGGCGTTCAGCCAGGTCCTCTCTACGACCCTCACGGATCGGCAATCGGAAGTGCTCCGAGCGGCCTTCGAAGCGGGCTACTACGAATGGCCGCGCGAATGTACGGGAGCGGACGTCGCCGCTGCTCTCGATATCGCCTCGGCGACTTTCTCCGAGCACATCCACGCCGCCGAGCGCAAACTCCTCACCGCCCTCTTCGACGGTCGCTGA
- a CDS encoding HalOD1 output domain-containing protein — protein MIQHNSPSPESTLDYDPVAGIYYASHDWGGERAPSQSVIETVATAIGSDPLHLQPLYDSIDPEALDGLLEPKVGQSRTDVRITFRFEGCDVTVSANGETIVSPPDHVRP, from the coding sequence ATGATACAGCATAATTCCCCATCTCCAGAGAGCACGCTCGATTACGATCCGGTTGCTGGGATATACTACGCCTCTCATGACTGGGGAGGTGAGAGAGCACCGTCTCAGAGCGTGATCGAAACGGTCGCGACTGCGATCGGGTCAGACCCGCTCCATCTGCAACCGCTCTACGATTCGATCGACCCGGAGGCACTCGATGGACTCCTAGAACCGAAAGTAGGGCAGTCTCGCACGGATGTCCGGATAACGTTTCGATTCGAAGGCTGTGACGTGACGGTAAGCGCGAACGGTGAAACGATCGTTTCACCGCCGGATCACGTCCGTCCGTAA
- a CDS encoding molybdopterin biosynthesis protein: MNRKEFRDLASPDEAREAIDSLSLEGGIERVSLEDARGRVLVARLDAELDVPGFDRASLDGYALRARDTFGADEADPARLELVGEIHAGAKPDVGLEAGQAAEISTGAVMPDGADAMVPVERTDTDADGDEVLIRTAVAPGDNVMFAGADIAAGERALGPGTVITPRDIGLLSALGIDEVPVRAKPRVGIVSTGDELVRPGEKLHSERGEIYDVNSYTIAAGVEDAGGEAVLYPHAGDEQEEMEEILRSAAEECDLVLSSGSTSASAVDVIYRVIEEQGELLLHGVSVKPGKPMLIGRLEDSAYVGLPGYPVSAMMVFRTFVAPAIRQAAGVPEPASATVSGRLARQERYEEGRHRLMPVGLVTDSAGETLVYPVDKGSGATTSLADADGVVEVGPETDYLEAGESVTVTLFSPDVRPPTLFGVGEGDPTVARLLDGLENPRYLSVGTRPGLRRLRERVPDVAVAAGPLERETKAAELGRWDREWGLVVRPGNPDEIEGLENLIDRDLRFVNRTTDSGLRSSLDAAVDEISTDRGTTRRDLTDAISGYDIGLRAHESPARKVIAGDADAGLGLRETADRLDLGFVSLGQQPVRVLASPDRVEKEGVQELERALADASSRSR; the protein is encoded by the coding sequence ATGAACCGCAAGGAGTTTCGCGATCTCGCCTCCCCCGACGAGGCCCGCGAGGCGATCGACTCGCTCTCGCTCGAGGGCGGCATCGAGCGCGTCTCGCTCGAGGACGCTCGCGGTCGGGTGCTCGTCGCACGACTCGACGCCGAACTCGACGTGCCGGGGTTCGACCGGGCGAGCCTCGACGGCTACGCCCTCCGGGCGCGGGACACGTTCGGCGCGGACGAGGCCGATCCCGCTCGCCTCGAGCTCGTCGGCGAGATCCACGCCGGCGCGAAACCCGACGTGGGACTCGAGGCGGGACAGGCGGCGGAGATCTCGACCGGCGCGGTGATGCCCGACGGAGCCGACGCGATGGTTCCGGTGGAGCGAACTGATACGGACGCAGACGGCGACGAGGTGCTGATCCGCACCGCGGTCGCACCCGGCGACAACGTCATGTTCGCGGGGGCGGACATCGCCGCGGGTGAACGCGCGCTCGGTCCCGGGACCGTGATTACGCCTCGAGACATCGGCTTGCTGTCGGCGCTGGGCATCGATGAGGTGCCGGTCCGGGCGAAGCCGCGCGTCGGCATCGTTTCGACCGGCGACGAACTGGTGCGACCGGGCGAGAAATTGCACAGTGAGCGCGGGGAGATCTACGACGTCAACAGCTACACGATCGCCGCGGGGGTCGAAGACGCGGGCGGCGAGGCGGTCCTCTACCCCCACGCCGGCGACGAACAGGAGGAGATGGAGGAGATCCTGCGGAGCGCGGCCGAGGAGTGCGACCTCGTGCTCTCGTCGGGGTCGACCAGCGCCAGCGCGGTCGACGTCATCTACCGGGTCATCGAGGAACAGGGCGAATTGCTGCTCCACGGCGTCAGCGTCAAGCCGGGGAAGCCGATGCTGATCGGCCGGTTGGAAGACTCCGCATACGTGGGTCTACCGGGCTATCCCGTCTCCGCGATGATGGTCTTTCGAACGTTCGTCGCACCGGCGATCCGTCAGGCTGCCGGCGTACCGGAGCCCGCATCCGCGACGGTTTCGGGCCGGCTCGCCCGGCAAGAGCGGTACGAGGAAGGCCGCCATCGGCTCATGCCCGTCGGGTTGGTTACGGACAGCGCAGGCGAGACGCTCGTCTACCCCGTCGACAAGGGCAGCGGCGCGACGACCAGTCTCGCCGACGCCGACGGGGTCGTTGAAGTCGGCCCCGAGACCGATTACCTCGAGGCGGGCGAATCCGTCACAGTAACCCTCTTTTCGCCGGACGTCCGGCCGCCGACGCTGTTCGGCGTCGGCGAGGGCGATCCGACGGTCGCTCGGCTGCTCGACGGCCTCGAAAACCCGCGCTACCTCTCGGTCGGCACCCGGCCCGGTCTCCGGCGGCTCCGCGAGCGCGTCCCCGACGTGGCCGTGGCCGCGGGGCCGCTCGAGCGAGAGACGAAAGCTGCCGAACTCGGCCGCTGGGATCGCGAGTGGGGGCTGGTCGTTCGGCCCGGCAACCCCGACGAGATCGAGGGGCTGGAGAACTTGATCGATCGCGATCTGCGCTTCGTCAATCGGACGACGGACTCGGGGTTGCGCTCGAGTCTCGACGCTGCCGTAGACGAGATCTCGACCGATCGAGGGACGACCCGCCGCGACCTGACTGACGCGATCAGCGGCTACGACATCGGGTTGCGCGCCCACGAGAGTCCCGCCCGCAAAGTCATCGCGGGCGACGCCGACGCCGGGCTCGGTCTGCGTGAGACCGCCGACCGGCTGGATCTCGGCTTCGTCTCCCTCGGACAGCAGCCGGTTCGCGTCCTCGCGAGCCCCGATCGAGTGGAGAAAGAGGGGGTCCAAGAGCTCGAGCGAGCGCTCGCGGACGCCTCGTCCCGATCGCGATAG
- a CDS encoding MATE family efflux transporter, whose product MSFRWSAVPNPFRWFLLAVGYLLARLGVIDPRRVERTTDLAWPRIVTGIARMSKSAADIAMVGIALGPAAIAGVGLATPYWAIAFAIGGGIAGATIGLVSQRYSGGTAKGVTLAVTTSGVIVLTLLLPLAALYGTVPERLIALVGNDPASIAYGADYLRVVAIGIPFAGLNLIGSRALVGADDAWTPMMLRAGGAVVNVTINAVLIFGLELGVVGAAIGTVVANVLVLAAFVTGFTVGRLPLIGEFPITIDVAWPRPTIGELRTVLDIGTPLVFTNIARRAAQFPMLAIVALFGPNVLAAYVVARRVRDLMDTPGWGFSLASSSLVGQELGTGDERDADTYGREVLWFGTGVYLVSGAIVLVFAEQVGRIFVADPSILPLVTAFIAVACVSVVFRGVSSGATGPLRASGDTRWPFYGQVLGLYGAALPVAFLGAVSVPLPFLEAVTPLGIGALYAALILETFVPAVVTYYRFSTGQWKAISRSYRPGSSPGD is encoded by the coding sequence GTGTCTTTCCGATGGAGCGCCGTCCCGAACCCCTTCCGGTGGTTCCTGCTGGCGGTCGGCTACCTGCTCGCACGGCTCGGGGTCATCGATCCCCGACGCGTCGAGCGGACGACCGACCTCGCCTGGCCGCGGATCGTCACGGGGATCGCCCGAATGTCGAAGTCCGCGGCGGACATCGCGATGGTCGGAATCGCTCTCGGACCGGCGGCGATCGCGGGCGTCGGACTCGCGACTCCCTACTGGGCGATCGCCTTTGCGATCGGTGGCGGGATCGCCGGTGCGACGATCGGCCTGGTCTCCCAGCGCTACAGCGGGGGGACGGCGAAAGGCGTCACGCTGGCGGTCACGACGAGCGGCGTCATCGTCCTCACATTGTTGCTTCCGCTCGCCGCGCTGTACGGAACGGTTCCCGAGCGATTGATCGCGCTCGTCGGTAACGACCCCGCGTCGATCGCCTACGGTGCGGACTACCTCCGGGTCGTCGCGATCGGGATCCCGTTCGCGGGGCTAAATCTCATCGGCAGTCGGGCGCTCGTCGGTGCCGACGACGCGTGGACGCCGATGATGCTCCGAGCGGGCGGTGCGGTGGTCAACGTGACCATTAATGCGGTATTGATCTTCGGCCTCGAGCTGGGCGTCGTCGGCGCGGCCATCGGGACCGTCGTCGCGAACGTGCTCGTCCTGGCCGCGTTCGTCACCGGGTTCACCGTCGGTCGGCTCCCGCTGATCGGTGAGTTCCCCATTACTATCGACGTGGCGTGGCCGCGCCCGACGATCGGCGAACTCCGGACCGTCCTAGATATCGGAACGCCGCTCGTCTTCACGAACATCGCCCGGCGAGCGGCGCAGTTTCCGATGCTCGCGATCGTCGCCCTCTTCGGACCGAACGTGCTCGCCGCCTACGTCGTCGCTCGCCGTGTCCGGGATCTGATGGATACGCCCGGCTGGGGCTTCTCGCTCGCCTCGAGCAGTCTCGTCGGACAGGAACTGGGCACCGGCGACGAACGGGACGCCGACACGTACGGCCGCGAGGTCCTCTGGTTCGGGACCGGCGTCTACCTCGTCAGCGGGGCCATCGTCCTCGTCTTCGCCGAACAGGTCGGTCGCATCTTCGTCGCCGACCCGTCGATCCTGCCGCTCGTGACCGCGTTCATCGCGGTCGCCTGCGTCAGCGTCGTTTTCCGCGGCGTGAGCAGCGGTGCGACCGGGCCGCTCCGCGCCAGCGGCGACACCCGCTGGCCGTTCTACGGCCAGGTGCTCGGTCTCTACGGCGCTGCACTCCCCGTCGCCTTCCTCGGTGCAGTCTCGGTTCCGCTCCCGTTCCTCGAGGCCGTCACGCCGCTGGGGATCGGGGCGCTCTACGCCGCGTTGATCCTCGAGACGTTCGTTCCCGCCGTCGTCACGTACTACCGGTTTTCGACCGGCCAGTGGAAGGCCATCAGTCGATCGTATCGTCCCGGGTCGTCGCCCGGGGATTAG
- a CDS encoding serine hydrolase, translating to MSRLAQSDRERIAALFDRHLEVGLHHGAQLAVYVDGEPVIDLAGGVEAPDGPEETRETRHVLFSSTKPYAAVTLHSLVEEGELDYDDRVVDHWPEFADEGTEKAGITVRQVLSHTAGLNRGEIDDRPDLWGDWDAVVEQLEAMEPNFTPGEQPAYHALTFGWLVGELVRRVSGTPIETAARERVFDPLGLDDTGIGLREDEEDDVATLVGFEEFDRCRDPGEGLGDHTQVAAPFNSEEVHRAVIPAANGIGTAGDMARFYACLANGGELEGTQLLEPETVERMAEVQAETDADGTIGREGRFALGFWKGGTTVAPYGSLSPEHVFGHAGLGSSVGWADPEENVGFSYVTNGVRDGSYEHVARVNALADAVREALR from the coding sequence ATGTCACGACTTGCCCAATCGGATCGCGAGCGCATCGCAGCCCTCTTCGATCGTCACCTCGAGGTCGGGCTCCACCACGGGGCGCAGCTAGCGGTCTACGTCGACGGCGAGCCGGTGATCGACCTCGCTGGCGGCGTCGAAGCGCCGGACGGCCCGGAAGAGACCCGCGAGACGCGCCACGTCCTCTTCTCGAGTACGAAGCCCTATGCAGCGGTGACGCTGCACTCGCTGGTCGAGGAGGGCGAACTGGATTACGACGACCGGGTGGTCGACCACTGGCCCGAGTTCGCCGACGAGGGGACCGAGAAGGCCGGGATCACCGTCCGGCAGGTGCTCAGCCACACCGCCGGACTGAACCGCGGCGAGATCGACGACCGGCCCGACCTCTGGGGCGATTGGGACGCCGTGGTGGAGCAGCTCGAGGCGATGGAGCCCAACTTCACGCCGGGCGAACAGCCGGCCTACCACGCGCTGACCTTCGGCTGGCTCGTCGGCGAACTCGTCCGGCGGGTGTCCGGAACGCCGATCGAGACGGCCGCTCGAGAGCGCGTCTTCGATCCGTTGGGACTGGACGACACCGGCATCGGCCTCCGCGAGGACGAAGAGGACGACGTGGCGACGCTCGTCGGGTTCGAGGAGTTCGACCGCTGTCGCGACCCCGGCGAGGGGTTGGGCGATCACACACAGGTCGCGGCCCCGTTCAATTCGGAGGAGGTCCACCGCGCCGTGATCCCCGCCGCCAACGGTATCGGGACCGCCGGCGACATGGCCCGATTCTACGCCTGTCTCGCGAACGGCGGCGAACTCGAGGGGACGCAACTCCTCGAACCCGAGACCGTCGAGCGGATGGCGGAGGTCCAGGCCGAGACGGACGCGGACGGGACGATCGGCCGGGAGGGACGGTTCGCGCTGGGCTTCTGGAAGGGCGGCACGACGGTCGCGCCGTACGGCTCGCTCTCGCCCGAGCACGTCTTCGGCCACGCGGGGCTGGGTAGCAGCGTCGGCTGGGCCGACCCCGAGGAGAACGTCGGCTTCTCCTACGTGACCAACGGGGTCCGCGACGGCTCCTACGAACACGTCGCCCGCGTGAACGCGCTGGCTGACGCGGTTCGGGAGGCGCTCCGGTGA
- a CDS encoding DedA family protein → MAELGLVNFGIDFGSTALRFIRLYGPLALLIFVFLETSMLFPFFPSEVVVPAAAALLISGPVSFLVFVAAATVGGTVGAFVPYYAFRGPGSRGLGRFRDRINVSEETIDRGRRWFRRWGTWSVLWGRFLPALRSVVSIPAGLAGMSRVRFGVYTAVGTILFYASVGAVVYYGRRESLFAAAWDVAVDRPVLTGVVAAAALAVGLWVVLRSRQRDGTK, encoded by the coding sequence ATGGCGGAGCTCGGCCTGGTGAATTTCGGGATCGATTTCGGGTCGACCGCACTGCGGTTCATCCGGCTGTACGGGCCGCTCGCCCTGTTGATCTTCGTCTTCCTCGAGACGTCGATGCTCTTCCCGTTCTTTCCGAGCGAGGTCGTCGTCCCGGCCGCAGCCGCGTTGCTAATCAGCGGCCCCGTCTCGTTTCTGGTCTTCGTCGCGGCGGCGACCGTCGGCGGGACCGTCGGCGCGTTCGTCCCCTATTACGCGTTTCGCGGCCCCGGATCGCGCGGCCTCGGCAGGTTTCGGGACCGGATTAACGTCTCCGAGGAGACGATCGACCGCGGCCGGCGGTGGTTCCGCCGCTGGGGAACGTGGTCGGTCCTCTGGGGCCGGTTCCTGCCGGCGCTTCGCTCCGTCGTCTCCATCCCCGCGGGGCTCGCCGGCATGTCGCGGGTCCGGTTCGGCGTCTACACGGCGGTCGGCACAATCCTGTTCTACGCGTCCGTCGGCGCAGTGGTCTACTACGGTCGGCGGGAGTCGCTGTTCGCGGCCGCCTGGGACGTCGCCGTCGATCGGCCGGTCCTCACCGGAGTGGTCGCGGCCGCCGCGCTCGCGGTCGGCCTGTGGGTCGTCCTGCGTTCGCGGCAGCGTGACGGAACAAAGTAG
- the glp gene encoding gephyrin-like molybdotransferase Glp: MEGADRERTEAGFKVRTPVDEARRILQEALEGSGDIDSDVPCGTETVDVDRADGRVLAAPVASARDVPHYRRAAMDGYAVRAADTFGASDRSPEVLRITEPAVSSDDEHATADRIEPGTAARVHTGSALPEGANAVVMIERVTELESAGELEVEDAVAEGENVAPVGEDIEEGQHLYDAGHRLRPSDLGLLRSAGYGRVAVAQQPTVGVVPTGEELVAGDPDPGEVVETNGLTVSRLAQRWGARATYRDVVTDDPESLRVAIQRDLTKDAIVTTGGSSVGERDLLPEVIDDLGEVLVHGVGLKPGHPVCLGVVQDTPVLALPGYPVACIVNAVQFLRPTLRWLEGTEPASHPTRRARLERKIPSEPGTRTFARVKLEDRDADGLGPDEPRYEAIPTRASGSGVLSSVALADGWVVVDDDREGIPAGETVSVQDWEPNA; this comes from the coding sequence ATGGAAGGTGCCGACCGCGAGCGCACGGAGGCCGGGTTCAAGGTGCGGACGCCGGTCGACGAGGCGCGTCGGATTCTACAGGAGGCGCTCGAGGGGAGCGGGGACATCGATTCGGACGTGCCCTGTGGGACCGAGACCGTCGACGTCGACCGCGCGGACGGCCGCGTCCTCGCCGCGCCCGTCGCCTCGGCTCGAGACGTGCCACACTACCGGCGGGCGGCGATGGACGGCTACGCGGTTCGGGCCGCGGACACGTTCGGGGCCAGCGATCGGTCGCCCGAAGTGCTACGAATCACCGAACCCGCTGTGAGTTCCGACGACGAGCACGCTACCGCCGACCGGATCGAGCCCGGAACGGCCGCCCGGGTCCACACCGGCAGCGCGCTCCCGGAGGGAGCCAACGCCGTCGTCATGATCGAACGGGTGACCGAACTCGAGTCTGCCGGCGAACTCGAGGTCGAAGACGCGGTCGCGGAGGGCGAAAACGTCGCGCCCGTGGGAGAGGACATCGAGGAGGGCCAGCACCTGTACGACGCCGGCCACCGGCTCCGACCGTCGGATCTGGGGCTCCTGCGATCGGCGGGTTACGGTCGCGTCGCGGTGGCCCAGCAACCCACGGTCGGCGTCGTGCCGACCGGCGAGGAACTCGTCGCGGGTGACCCGGACCCCGGCGAAGTCGTCGAAACCAACGGGCTCACCGTCTCGCGACTGGCCCAGCGCTGGGGCGCTCGAGCCACCTACCGCGACGTAGTCACCGACGATCCCGAGTCGCTGCGCGTGGCGATTCAGCGGGATCTGACGAAGGACGCGATCGTCACGACCGGCGGCTCCTCGGTCGGCGAGCGCGACCTCCTCCCGGAAGTGATCGACGATCTCGGCGAGGTGCTGGTCCACGGCGTCGGGCTCAAACCCGGTCACCCCGTCTGTCTCGGAGTCGTTCAGGACACCCCTGTACTCGCGCTGCCGGGCTACCCCGTCGCCTGCATCGTCAACGCCGTCCAGTTCCTCCGGCCGACCCTGCGCTGGCTCGAGGGCACGGAGCCGGCGTCACATCCCACGAGGCGAGCCCGTCTCGAGCGCAAGATCCCCAGCGAACCGGGAACGCGGACGTTCGCGCGAGTGAAACTCGAGGATCGCGACGCGGACGGCCTCGGTCCCGACGAGCCTCGATACGAGGCGATCCCGACGCGGGCCAGCGGCTCGGGCGTCCTCTCGAGCGTCGCGCTGGCCGACGGCTGGGTCGTCGTCGACGACGACCGCGAGGGGATTCCGGCCGGCGAGACGGTCAGCGTGCAGGACTGGGAACCGAACGCCTGA
- a CDS encoding Hsp20/alpha crystallin family protein, which translates to MSALRDALRDLSEDVFFDLLESEDAYLLVLDVPGVSAESLDLAIEDGRIAIDAHREKEPTDDYQYVEENRSLFLDVDLPLPDDASDANATATVDRGVLKLTLPKRGTSGETTIDIVDEDA; encoded by the coding sequence ATGTCTGCGCTCCGCGACGCGTTGCGGGATCTCTCCGAGGACGTCTTCTTCGATCTGCTCGAGAGCGAGGACGCCTACCTGCTCGTGCTCGACGTGCCCGGAGTGTCCGCCGAGTCGCTCGACCTCGCGATCGAGGACGGTCGGATCGCTATCGACGCCCACCGCGAGAAGGAGCCGACCGACGACTACCAGTACGTCGAGGAGAACCGCTCGCTCTTCCTTGACGTCGACCTGCCCCTCCCCGATGACGCCTCCGACGCCAACGCGACAGCGACGGTCGATCGGGGCGTCCTCAAGTTGACCCTCCCGAAACGCGGCACGAGCGGCGAGACGACGATCGACATCGTCGACGAGGACGCCTAA
- a CDS encoding AarF/ABC1/UbiB kinase family protein, with translation MLAYARDRRRFLLFGRPRQVDSETHRHRAEVLLESLLTLGPTFIKLGQLLSTRPDVLPPAYIDTLASLQDDVPPAPWPGAKRVLEDELGPVDERFAAFDTEPISGASLGQVYRARLDPETERERAESKRAEGRTSGTNADVGRDVAVKVRRPEIEDLVRADLRVIKWSLPLLLYFVDDARSFSLENLAEEFSKTIREEMDYEREAEMLAEIRSNFADDDRFLIPDVIESHSGPRVLTMEYIEGTKINDLAELERAGIDRTEVAENLERAYLQMIMDDGVFHADPHPGNLAVTDDGRIVFYDFGMSGRVDPFVQEKIIEFYVAVANQDIDAILDALIEIGTLSPDADRGVMAEVMEIAIQDARGEDVEQYRVNQIVGQIEDSIYVFPFRLPKNLALVLRVATVVEGVCVTLDEDFDFISTATDYLTEQGYREESIRQYLDETGRQLRRSGESLTRLAPKAERALDRLDRDDLLVRIGVEDKENVFDKLAKRLVYGMLLTMSLFSMGVLYALEAPRGSIVAAVFSVLVAIQLYRSFRSPKSIGTRPQFTRQNLRQRRGEE, from the coding sequence TTGCTCGCCTACGCCCGCGACCGACGGCGCTTTCTCCTGTTCGGTCGTCCCCGACAGGTCGACTCCGAGACGCACCGCCACCGGGCCGAGGTGCTGCTCGAGTCGCTGTTGACACTCGGGCCGACCTTCATCAAACTCGGCCAGTTACTGTCGACCCGCCCCGACGTACTCCCGCCGGCGTACATTGACACCCTCGCGTCGCTTCAGGACGACGTGCCGCCGGCTCCCTGGCCGGGCGCGAAACGGGTGCTCGAGGACGAACTCGGGCCCGTTGACGAGCGCTTCGCCGCGTTCGACACCGAGCCGATCAGCGGCGCGAGTCTTGGACAGGTCTACCGAGCGCGTCTCGACCCCGAGACCGAACGGGAGCGGGCCGAGAGCAAACGGGCCGAGGGGAGAACGTCCGGGACGAACGCCGATGTCGGCCGTGACGTCGCCGTGAAGGTTCGTCGCCCGGAGATCGAGGACCTCGTCCGGGCCGATCTCCGGGTCATCAAGTGGTCGCTGCCGCTCCTGTTGTACTTCGTCGACGATGCCCGGTCGTTCTCGCTCGAGAACCTGGCCGAGGAGTTCTCGAAGACGATCCGCGAGGAGATGGACTACGAGCGCGAGGCGGAGATGCTCGCCGAGATTCGGTCGAATTTCGCGGACGATGATCGGTTTCTCATCCCCGACGTGATCGAGAGCCACTCCGGTCCGCGCGTGCTCACGATGGAGTACATCGAGGGAACGAAGATCAACGACCTCGCGGAACTCGAGCGCGCGGGAATCGACCGAACCGAGGTCGCGGAGAACCTCGAGCGAGCGTACCTGCAGATGATCATGGACGACGGGGTCTTTCACGCCGATCCGCACCCGGGAAACCTCGCGGTGACCGACGACGGCCGGATCGTCTTCTACGACTTCGGGATGTCGGGGCGGGTCGACCCGTTCGTCCAGGAGAAGATCATCGAGTTCTACGTCGCCGTCGCCAACCAGGACATCGACGCGATCCTCGACGCGCTGATCGAGATCGGGACGCTCAGCCCGGACGCCGACCGGGGTGTGATGGCCGAGGTGATGGAGATCGCGATCCAGGACGCCCGCGGGGAGGACGTCGAGCAGTACCGCGTCAATCAGATCGTCGGCCAGATCGAGGACTCGATCTACGTGTTCCCTTTCCGGCTGCCGAAGAATCTTGCGCTCGTCCTCCGGGTCGCGACCGTCGTCGAGGGGGTCTGCGTTACCCTCGACGAGGACTTCGACTTCATCTCGACCGCGACCGACTACCTGACCGAGCAGGGGTATCGCGAGGAGTCTATCCGACAGTATCTCGACGAGACGGGCCGACAGCTCCGCCGGTCGGGCGAGTCGCTGACGCGGCTCGCACCCAAGGCCGAGCGGGCGCTCGACCGCCTCGACCGCGACGACCTCCTCGTCCGCATCGGCGTCGAGGACAAAGAGAACGTCTTCGACAAACTCGCCAAGCGGCTGGTCTACGGCATGTTGCTCACCATGTCGCTGTTCTCGATGGGCGTCCTCTACGCCCTCGAGGCACCCCGCGGATCGATCGTCGCCGCGGTCTTCTCGGTGCTCGTGGCGATCCAGCTCTACCGGTCGTTTCGCTCGCCGAAATCGATCGGCACCCGGCCGCAGTTCACGCGACAGAACCTGCGCCAGCGTCGCGGCGAGGAGTAA